A single genomic interval of uncultured Desulfobacter sp. harbors:
- the murA gene encoding UDP-N-acetylglucosamine 1-carboxyvinyltransferase, producing the protein MDKIQINGGRQLKGEVFISGAKNAALPLIASSILVDGVSTFENVPRLMDISSILMLLEDLGASCEFEGHTFTVDGSGIDKIEAEYELVRKMRASILVLGPLVARFGRAKVSMPGGCAIGARPVNMHLSGLEALGATISISGGYIEAKAEEGLTGNEVYFDIPTVTGTENLMMAAVLAQGQTKLRNAAREPEIICLADALNRMGANISGAGTPIITIDGVSRLHGATCRVIPDRIETGTFMTAAAATMGDVVIRDCVPDHLGGVISKLKATGAIVDTFEDRINIKGCETIKSVDIKTLPYPGFPTDMQAQFMALMTISQGNSMIHESIFENRFIHANELLRMGADIKISGGNLANVRGVSHLQGAPVMASDLRASASLVIAGLIAQGTTVISRVYHMDRGYETIEKKFEGLGADIKRISS; encoded by the coding sequence ATGGATAAAATACAAATCAACGGAGGTCGGCAGCTAAAAGGGGAGGTTTTTATCAGCGGCGCCAAAAATGCTGCGCTTCCACTTATTGCATCAAGTATTCTCGTGGATGGGGTATCCACGTTTGAGAATGTGCCTCGGTTGATGGACATTTCTTCAATACTTATGCTTCTTGAAGATCTTGGGGCGTCCTGTGAATTTGAAGGTCACACATTTACTGTTGATGGGTCCGGAATCGATAAAATAGAGGCTGAATATGAACTGGTTAGAAAGATGCGTGCCTCTATTCTGGTATTAGGTCCGCTCGTGGCAAGATTTGGTCGGGCTAAGGTTTCCATGCCCGGAGGGTGTGCCATTGGTGCCCGTCCTGTAAATATGCATCTGTCCGGTCTTGAAGCGCTGGGTGCTACAATTTCAATTTCGGGCGGATACATTGAAGCAAAGGCTGAAGAGGGACTGACCGGAAATGAAGTCTATTTCGACATCCCAACGGTGACAGGTACAGAAAACCTAATGATGGCAGCTGTTTTAGCCCAGGGGCAAACCAAACTGAGGAACGCGGCAAGAGAGCCTGAAATTATATGCCTGGCAGACGCATTAAACCGGATGGGGGCAAACATCAGTGGTGCCGGTACACCCATTATAACCATTGACGGGGTGAGTCGCCTTCATGGTGCAACCTGCCGTGTGATACCGGATCGGATTGAAACCGGCACTTTTATGACGGCTGCCGCAGCGACTATGGGAGATGTGGTAATCCGAGACTGTGTGCCGGATCATTTAGGTGGAGTTATCAGTAAACTTAAGGCCACAGGGGCGATTGTTGACACCTTCGAGGACAGGATAAATATTAAAGGCTGCGAAACTATCAAAAGTGTTGACATAAAAACCCTGCCGTACCCTGGATTTCCCACGGATATGCAGGCCCAGTTCATGGCACTGATGACCATCTCTCAGGGCAACAGCATGATTCATGAATCCATTTTTGAGAACCGGTTTATACACGCCAATGAGTTGCTGCGCATGGGTGCTGATATCAAAATTTCCGGCGGTAATCTCGCCAACGTTCGTGGTGTGTCTCATCTTCAGGGCGCACCTGTCATGGCATCGGATCTTCGTGCCAGTGCATCCCTTGTGATTGCAGGCTTAATTGCCCAAGGAACCACCGTTATTAGCCGTGTTTATCATATGGACCGGGGTTATGAGACCATTGAAAAGAAATTTGAAGGTTTGGGAGCAGATATTAAAAGAATATCATCCTGA
- a CDS encoding acyl-CoA dehydratase activase, with product METSATILGIDTGSVSVHLAVVDMNGNLLHKASEYHHGDVRACITKMLTHKIISSVTHVATTASTPADINATISVDEQVAVIRSARHIHKGFSAILHVGGEKFFLSLFDNHGNYRGQRINSGCAAGTGAFLDQQAGRIHLKGSAKISSLALENCGRRPDIATRCAVFAKTDLIHAQQQGYDLKQICDGLCYGLAGNIANTLFKQEIPEKEIIFCGGVAKNNAVKNHLESIIGKPLVKGEHALIYGAMGAALCLADEMMNTHVPARSLNDITNFFLDRKKTKGVLNPALDLTLSDYPDFSSVTTLDFESVEIEIFKPIDNCAVVRGFLGLDVGSTSTKSIIIDQDGEPVAGFYTRTASRPVQAVQRIFKACDHLMAEKKVVFQIQGCGTTGSGRRISGKIIGADLEPDEITAHATAAVNLHPDVDTIIEIGGQDAKFTLVKNGQVTSSVMNAVCAAGTGSFIEEQAMRLNCPLSEYSHRAQGIAAPVSSDRCTVFMERDINYFFAEGYEKNEILASVLHSVRDNYLTKVANIAQIGDRIVFQGATARNSALVAAFEQKLNKPIHVSRYCHLTGALGIALMARQMKEQGELSRSDFRGFNLWKERIPVRQEVCRLCTNHCKITIAEVKGETLAYGFLCGRDYQTKKRMKSSDHYDLLGLRKKLCQRMLPLPPDSKDNEKNITIGLPDTLHMVQDLDFWQIFFKELGLTVVTSRKCTDPVKQGKQIAGAEFCAPVLALHGHMQFLEDKCDYIFLPFYFEDKTGEKGLRRHHCYYTQFAPVILSHLTNQEKILSPMVRYLYTSFYTKKQLYDTFKKIGANLSFFDISSAWDRALSAQKRMESALSGLWASQGSADRANVLLLGRPYTVLSSAMNNNIPGIFANLGIKTFFNDMIDLEGIDYSPIEPLLKQIHWKHAAQNLKAAFVAASTPNLYPVYISSFRCAPDAFAVDYFKEIMASANKPYLVLELDEHNSSVGYETRIEAAVRSFENHRRQGQSPQITDASLFIPKFDKRIEQKTVIFPNWDAITGHLIVNIIKNEGYNAILMEENQDTLKKALLTNTGQCLPLNAVASGFIHTVEKNGLAPENTVLWLNHSDIACNIKMYPYHIQKILTRHGKGFEKARVYLGELSFFDLGLKASTNTYFAYMFGGLFRSIGCRIRPYEVNKEQTNATLRTAGSIMGTAFLTGGSKEKALKEIMSMFEQIPVKRETRPKVGIFGDLYVRDNRRMNQNLIRFIEDNGGEVVTTPYYQYVQIIANAYFKKWFKEGKYLSLISNKALLAAVKTMEKRYYPFFAPFFNETELKVNASYEHILETYGMLPEHTGESMDNLLKIHYIVNEHPDLALLVAVNPAFCCPGLVTEAMASQIEKKVGVPVINITYDLSGGNKNKVVVPFLKYLRTSAYSQSLKASV from the coding sequence ATGGAAACGTCTGCCACGATACTTGGCATTGATACCGGATCCGTATCCGTTCATCTTGCCGTTGTTGATATGAACGGCAATCTTTTGCATAAAGCATCTGAATACCACCATGGCGATGTCAGGGCATGTATTACAAAAATGCTGACCCATAAAATCATTTCATCCGTGACCCATGTGGCTACAACGGCATCCACGCCGGCCGATATCAATGCAACGATCAGTGTTGACGAACAGGTGGCTGTCATACGCAGTGCACGTCACATACATAAAGGTTTCAGTGCTATTCTGCATGTGGGCGGAGAAAAGTTTTTCCTAAGCCTGTTCGACAACCATGGTAACTATAGAGGTCAGCGGATTAATTCAGGGTGTGCGGCAGGCACCGGTGCATTTCTGGACCAGCAGGCAGGACGGATTCATTTGAAGGGATCGGCGAAGATTTCATCCCTGGCCCTTGAAAACTGCGGTCGGCGACCGGATATCGCCACCCGGTGCGCGGTATTTGCAAAAACAGACCTGATCCATGCCCAACAACAAGGCTACGACCTTAAACAGATCTGTGACGGACTTTGTTACGGGCTTGCCGGGAACATTGCCAACACCTTATTTAAACAGGAGATCCCGGAAAAAGAGATCATATTCTGCGGCGGTGTTGCCAAAAACAATGCTGTTAAGAACCATCTTGAATCCATTATCGGCAAACCCCTTGTCAAAGGCGAGCATGCCCTGATTTACGGTGCCATGGGCGCAGCATTGTGTCTTGCCGATGAAATGATGAATACCCATGTACCTGCCCGGTCATTGAATGACATCACCAATTTTTTCCTGGACCGGAAAAAAACAAAAGGAGTGCTGAATCCGGCCCTTGACCTTACCCTGTCTGATTATCCTGACTTTTCATCCGTTACAACCCTTGATTTTGAATCCGTTGAAATTGAAATTTTCAAACCCATTGATAACTGCGCTGTCGTTAGAGGCTTTTTAGGCCTTGATGTGGGCTCCACCAGTACCAAAAGTATTATTATTGACCAGGATGGTGAGCCTGTTGCCGGATTTTACACCCGGACCGCATCACGACCTGTGCAAGCAGTCCAGCGCATATTTAAAGCCTGTGATCATCTCATGGCTGAAAAAAAGGTTGTTTTCCAGATCCAGGGATGTGGCACTACGGGTTCCGGCCGGCGCATTTCCGGCAAAATCATTGGTGCGGACTTAGAACCCGATGAAATCACGGCCCATGCCACCGCCGCCGTGAATCTTCACCCGGATGTGGATACCATCATTGAAATCGGGGGCCAGGATGCCAAATTTACTCTGGTTAAAAACGGCCAGGTCACATCATCGGTTATGAATGCGGTGTGTGCCGCAGGTACGGGCAGCTTTATCGAGGAGCAGGCCATGCGCCTTAACTGCCCGTTATCCGAGTATTCCCACAGAGCACAGGGCATTGCGGCGCCGGTATCCAGTGACCGATGCACTGTTTTCATGGAAAGGGATATCAATTATTTTTTTGCCGAGGGGTATGAAAAAAACGAAATTCTGGCATCCGTGCTTCACTCGGTACGCGACAACTACCTGACCAAGGTTGCCAATATCGCCCAAATCGGTGACCGGATCGTGTTCCAGGGGGCCACGGCCCGAAACAGTGCCCTTGTGGCAGCCTTTGAACAAAAATTGAATAAGCCCATCCATGTGTCCCGATACTGCCATCTCACCGGCGCCCTTGGCATTGCCCTGATGGCCAGACAAATGAAGGAACAAGGAGAGCTGTCCCGATCGGATTTTAGGGGTTTTAACCTGTGGAAAGAACGTATTCCGGTGCGTCAGGAGGTTTGCCGACTTTGCACCAACCATTGCAAGATCACCATTGCCGAAGTAAAAGGAGAGACCCTTGCCTATGGGTTTTTGTGCGGCAGGGATTACCAGACTAAAAAACGGATGAAATCTTCAGATCATTATGATCTTTTAGGGCTTAGAAAAAAGTTATGCCAAAGAATGCTGCCATTACCGCCCGATTCTAAAGACAATGAAAAAAATATAACCATTGGTCTTCCCGATACCCTTCACATGGTCCAGGATCTTGATTTCTGGCAGATTTTTTTCAAGGAACTTGGATTGACTGTGGTGACCAGTCGCAAGTGCACGGATCCTGTCAAACAAGGTAAACAGATTGCCGGCGCCGAATTCTGTGCGCCTGTGCTTGCGCTGCACGGCCACATGCAATTCCTTGAGGATAAATGCGATTATATTTTTCTGCCCTTTTACTTTGAAGATAAAACCGGCGAAAAAGGATTGCGCCGGCATCACTGCTACTATACCCAGTTTGCGCCGGTGATTTTAAGTCACCTGACAAACCAGGAAAAAATACTGTCTCCCATGGTCAGATATCTGTATACAAGCTTTTATACAAAAAAGCAGTTATATGACACATTTAAAAAAATCGGTGCAAATCTATCCTTTTTTGACATATCATCCGCCTGGGATCGGGCGCTGTCTGCCCAAAAGAGAATGGAGAGCGCCCTTAGCGGGCTGTGGGCGTCCCAAGGATCTGCCGATAGGGCCAACGTGCTGTTGCTGGGCCGCCCCTATACGGTTTTATCTTCTGCCATGAACAATAATATCCCAGGCATTTTTGCCAATCTTGGAATAAAAACATTTTTCAATGACATGATTGACCTGGAAGGCATTGATTATTCGCCCATTGAACCATTGCTCAAGCAGATTCACTGGAAACATGCGGCCCAAAATCTAAAAGCAGCTTTCGTTGCCGCCTCAACCCCAAACTTGTATCCGGTTTACATTTCATCTTTCAGATGTGCACCTGATGCCTTTGCCGTGGATTACTTCAAGGAGATCATGGCATCGGCAAATAAGCCCTATCTGGTGCTTGAGCTGGATGAACACAACTCCAGTGTGGGGTATGAAACCCGTATTGAAGCGGCTGTCAGATCGTTTGAAAATCACAGACGACAGGGTCAGTCCCCTCAAATCACAGATGCGTCTTTATTTATTCCGAAATTTGATAAAAGAATTGAACAGAAAACCGTCATTTTCCCTAACTGGGATGCCATCACAGGTCACCTCATTGTCAATATTATCAAAAATGAGGGGTACAATGCCATATTGATGGAAGAGAATCAGGATACGCTTAAAAAAGCACTTTTGACCAATACCGGCCAGTGCCTGCCCTTAAATGCCGTGGCATCAGGATTTATCCATACCGTTGAAAAAAACGGGCTTGCCCCGGAAAACACGGTTTTATGGCTGAATCATTCCGACATTGCCTGTAATATAAAAATGTATCCCTACCATATCCAGAAAATTTTGACCCGCCATGGAAAAGGCTTTGAAAAAGCCAGGGTCTATTTAGGAGAACTTTCGTTTTTTGACTTGGGCCTCAAGGCGTCAACCAACACCTATTTTGCCTATATGTTCGGTGGACTTTTCAGGAGCATCGGCTGCAGAATCAGGCCATATGAGGTAAATAAGGAGCAGACCAATGCAACGTTACGCACCGCAGGTTCCATCATGGGCACGGCATTTCTCACAGGCGGATCAAAGGAAAAAGCCCTTAAGGAGATCATGTCCATGTTTGAACAGATCCCTGTAAAAAGAGAAACACGCCCCAAAGTGGGAATCTTCGGGGATCTGTATGTCAGGGACAACCGGAGAATGAATCAAAACCTGATCCGATTCATTGAGGATAATGGCGGAGAGGTGGTGACCACACCTTATTATCAGTATGTTCAAATCATAGCCAATGCCTATTTTAAAAAATGGTTCAAGGAGGGCAAATACTTAAGCCTGATTTCAAACAAGGCCCTTCTGGCAGCCGTAAAAACAATGGAAAAAAGATATTATCCATTTTTTGCGCCGTTTTTCAATGAAACAGAACTCAAGGTAAATGCGTCCTATGAACATATCCTTGAAACCTACGGCATGCTGCCCGAACATACCGGCGAGTCCATGGATAATTTGCTCAAGATCCACTATATTGTGAATGAACATCCGGATTTAGCCCTTCTGGTTGCCGTTAATCCGGCATTTTGCTGTCCGGGCCTTGTCACCGAGGCCATGGCCTCACAAATTGAAAAAAAGGTGGGGGTTCCAGTTATCAATATTACCTATGATCTATCCGGAGGAAACAAAAACAAGGTGGTGGTACCTTTTCTGAAATATTTGAGGACTTCCGCTTATTCCCAGAGCCTTAAGGCCTCTGTCTGA
- a CDS encoding ABC transporter permease gives MFKQRIEKLGLASIDGTRSIGRISIFFFQGICLNFVPFVQVFKIMEQVWFIGAKSMFVIVLTAIFTGMVLGLQGYYTLVDYGSEATLGSAVAITLIRELGPVLSAIMIAARAGSAMAAEIGVMRISEQIDALETMDIHPVRFTFSPRLAGSIISFPLLTALFDVTGIFGGFLSGVMMLGVNRYIYMDRVVRSIELADVAGGFVKALVFGVIVSTMCCYKGFFAHISGAQAGKGAKSVSLATTNAVVNSCILILVSDYIITFFLV, from the coding sequence ATGTTCAAACAGCGTATTGAAAAATTAGGCTTGGCCTCCATTGACGGCACCCGATCCATAGGCCGGATATCAATCTTTTTTTTTCAGGGTATCTGCCTGAATTTTGTGCCCTTTGTTCAAGTTTTCAAGATTATGGAACAGGTGTGGTTTATTGGGGCTAAATCCATGTTTGTCATTGTGTTAACCGCCATATTCACCGGCATGGTTCTTGGGCTTCAAGGATACTACACCCTGGTAGATTACGGCTCCGAAGCGACCCTTGGATCCGCTGTTGCCATAACCCTTATCCGTGAACTTGGGCCTGTGCTGTCCGCCATCATGATTGCGGCCCGGGCCGGGTCAGCCATGGCTGCGGAAATCGGTGTCATGCGGATTTCAGAACAAATTGACGCCCTTGAAACCATGGACATCCATCCAGTGCGATTTACCTTTTCTCCGCGCCTGGCAGGGTCCATTATCAGTTTTCCGCTCTTAACCGCTCTTTTTGATGTTACAGGCATATTCGGCGGTTTTCTGTCCGGCGTCATGATGCTGGGTGTCAACCGCTATATATACATGGACAGAGTGGTCCGAAGCATTGAACTTGCCGATGTCGCCGGCGGTTTTGTTAAAGCTCTGGTATTTGGCGTGATCGTTTCTACCATGTGCTGCTACAAGGGGTTTTTTGCCCACATTTCAGGGGCCCAGGCAGGGAAGGGCGCTAAAAGCGTCTCCTTGGCCACCACCAATGCGGTTGTCAATTCTTGTATCCTCATTCTGGTTTCTGATTACATTATCACTTTTTTTCTGGTTTAA
- a CDS encoding DNA internalization-related competence protein ComEC/Rec2, with the protein MNIRHTFTLAPMFFVLLSFLTGAIAGSWTLVSPWICVIAVCLSAAIIFILFKPDKFIFLSCLAAFGLTVFRMAGICAPDYSDQHIARFCNGEPHPISGIINSLPKKYQNKTRYILNCTNIGTDTAVGKLILTVYHDSSKQAVAPLLFGEHIIVTSKIRAIRNFSNPGGYDYKFRMRLKGITGNLYANSRTIVQTGKVNSSSFARVMQFLQRTRDRFSNNVAKVAHNTAKSQPDFFYNQAEAVLAALVTGQKEMIHEKTRDNFSKSGLSHILAVSGLHMSLVGLGFFSIFIFILNRQPSLVITGQAQKTAGLLTLLPLTAYAFFAGFSPSTQRALIMAAVFLTSFLMEKEKDPLNTLYFAASLILLLDPGALFSISFQLSFACVFFIISGFVFLGRTLGLPENKWIKKICIMILTTVFAGIGSAPVTAFYFNMFSMVQVVTNFFMIPVIGFLCLPLGLAGLMSMTFWPGLTHFFLTLDVYILSHCLQVIHWIVGFDWTWARVVTPRPIEIMIYYALILCLGFAIMEKNKGAIYLTFILTAAGIVSAGQGMLKRFYPGKLVVHTLDVGQGNATVIITPDGKTLLIDAGGFGGRSSFDTGRYIAGPFLWKNWILALDAVILTHPDHDHMNGLFFIFENFRVRQWIKNNDTSPSVFFKRLMRIAEKKGIRIHVPGPDPSIFSWNQVKISILGGKTVNFADNRNNNSLITRLDFLSFSMLFPGDIEKKRERNLVHSENFNLEADILMAPHHGSCSSSSKIFLDKVSPAGVIISCGYMNRHKFPCLTVLHRYRQNKVSILRTDLMGAVTVQSDGIGYAVKSHRKN; encoded by the coding sequence GTGAACATTAGGCATACGTTTACACTTGCGCCGATGTTCTTTGTACTTCTGTCCTTTTTAACCGGTGCCATCGCAGGTAGCTGGACATTGGTTTCGCCCTGGATATGCGTTATTGCGGTGTGTCTGTCTGCGGCGATTATCTTTATTTTATTCAAACCTGATAAATTTATTTTTCTATCATGCCTTGCAGCCTTTGGCTTGACAGTCTTTCGCATGGCGGGGATTTGTGCTCCAGATTATTCCGATCAGCACATTGCAAGGTTTTGCAATGGTGAACCTCATCCAATTTCAGGTATAATTAACTCTCTTCCTAAAAAATATCAGAATAAAACCAGATACATTTTAAATTGCACCAATATTGGTACTGATACCGCTGTTGGAAAATTGATTTTAACCGTGTATCATGATTCTTCAAAACAAGCAGTAGCGCCTTTGCTTTTTGGCGAACACATTATCGTTACGTCAAAAATCAGGGCAATACGCAATTTTTCCAACCCAGGAGGGTATGACTATAAATTCAGGATGCGTCTTAAAGGTATAACCGGCAACCTTTACGCCAATTCACGCACCATTGTGCAAACAGGCAAGGTTAACAGCAGTTCCTTTGCCCGGGTCATGCAATTTTTGCAAAGGACCCGGGACCGCTTTTCAAACAATGTTGCCAAAGTCGCCCATAATACAGCTAAAAGTCAGCCTGATTTTTTTTATAACCAGGCCGAGGCTGTGCTTGCAGCCCTGGTTACAGGGCAAAAAGAGATGATTCATGAAAAAACCCGTGATAATTTTTCCAAATCAGGTCTTTCACACATCTTGGCCGTTTCAGGTTTGCACATGTCTCTTGTCGGACTTGGTTTTTTTTCTATTTTTATTTTTATATTAAACCGGCAACCGTCTCTTGTCATAACAGGCCAGGCACAAAAAACAGCAGGCCTTCTCACTCTCTTACCGTTAACGGCCTATGCTTTTTTTGCCGGATTCTCACCATCCACCCAGAGAGCATTGATCATGGCAGCGGTCTTTTTAACGTCATTTCTCATGGAAAAGGAAAAAGATCCTTTAAACACCCTTTACTTTGCCGCAAGTCTGATTCTTCTCCTTGATCCCGGGGCCTTGTTTTCCATCTCTTTTCAACTCTCATTTGCCTGTGTTTTTTTTATTATCTCAGGCTTTGTTTTCCTTGGGAGGACTCTGGGGTTGCCTGAAAATAAATGGATAAAAAAAATCTGTATAATGATTTTGACAACCGTGTTTGCAGGGATTGGCTCAGCCCCTGTAACAGCGTTTTATTTTAATATGTTTTCCATGGTCCAGGTGGTGACCAACTTTTTCATGATTCCTGTCATCGGCTTTTTATGCCTTCCCTTGGGATTGGCAGGACTAATGTCTATGACCTTTTGGCCTGGCCTTACCCATTTCTTTTTAACTTTAGATGTTTATATTCTTTCACATTGTCTTCAGGTGATTCATTGGATTGTCGGCTTTGACTGGACCTGGGCCAGGGTGGTCACACCACGGCCAATTGAAATTATGATCTATTATGCATTGATACTTTGCCTTGGATTTGCAATTATGGAAAAAAATAAGGGGGCCATATACCTTACCTTTATTCTAACTGCGGCCGGCATCGTGTCCGCAGGCCAGGGGATGCTAAAAAGATTTTATCCGGGAAAACTTGTGGTGCACACCCTGGATGTCGGGCAGGGTAATGCAACTGTTATCATTACGCCTGACGGGAAAACCCTGCTCATTGATGCCGGCGGATTTGGTGGGCGTTCCAGTTTTGATACCGGCCGGTATATTGCGGGTCCCTTTTTGTGGAAGAACTGGATTCTGGCACTTGATGCCGTCATTCTGACACATCCGGACCATGATCACATGAACGGCCTTTTTTTTATTTTCGAGAACTTCAGGGTCAGGCAATGGATAAAAAATAATGATACGTCCCCATCTGTTTTTTTTAAAAGGTTGATGCGTATCGCTGAAAAAAAAGGTATCCGGATTCATGTCCCGGGCCCGGATCCCAGCATATTTTCATGGAATCAGGTCAAGATAAGCATTCTTGGCGGAAAAACCGTTAATTTCGCTGATAATCGTAATAACAACAGTCTTATTACCCGGCTTGATTTTTTATCCTTTTCCATGCTTTTTCCAGGCGATATTGAAAAGAAAAGAGAAAGAAACTTGGTGCATTCAGAAAATTTCAATCTTGAAGCCGATATTCTTATGGCTCCCCATCATGGCAGTTGTTCCAGTTCAAGTAAAATTTTCCTTGATAAAGTAAGTCCGGCAGGAGTAATAATATCGTGCGGATATATGAACAGACATAAATTCCCCTGCCTGACGGTTTTACATCGGTATCGGCAAAACAAGGTTTCAATTCTTCGAACGGATTTGATGGGTGCTGTTACAGTGCAGTCTGACGGCATTGGTTATGCCGTCAAGTCTCATAGGAAAAATTAA
- a CDS encoding UDP-N-acetylmuramyl pentapeptide phosphotransferase: MKEIILIFLCFFLGLAGAWSLICFGEQIGMMDLPNRRSSHNKQVCKGAGIGLLFAILVASFFLKITHFLWFPALAISVASLWGGDRYKLTVKQRLFVHFGCSLYFLLFLSETIKMGSAFYLPIIPLAVFIVGTSNFYNFMDGIDGIAGISGLIGFLLLASYGQYIDADPNYITFCVCISASCIGFLFFNFPKAKVFLGDVGSILIGFIFSCLTILMAHSAMDFLIMAGFMFPFYIDEMSTMVVRIKDRESLIIAHRRHIYQLLVNEMETPHWLVSLGYGIFQAVVGLSLIAVQPFGIWAIFSTYFMYSMLFIIISLFVRFKAHAYR; the protein is encoded by the coding sequence ATGAAAGAAATTATATTAATATTTTTATGCTTTTTTTTAGGCCTTGCAGGCGCCTGGTCGCTGATCTGTTTTGGGGAACAAATCGGAATGATGGATCTTCCAAACAGGAGAAGTTCCCATAATAAACAAGTCTGCAAAGGGGCTGGAATCGGCCTTCTTTTTGCTATTCTGGTTGCGTCTTTTTTTTTAAAAATAACTCATTTTTTGTGGTTCCCAGCGCTGGCGATTTCTGTTGCAAGCCTCTGGGGTGGAGATCGATACAAACTCACTGTAAAACAGCGGTTATTTGTTCATTTTGGTTGCAGCTTATACTTTCTTTTATTTTTATCTGAAACCATAAAAATGGGGAGCGCTTTTTATTTGCCAATCATTCCTCTGGCTGTATTTATTGTAGGTACTTCTAACTTTTACAATTTTATGGATGGAATTGACGGAATTGCGGGGATATCCGGTTTGATAGGTTTTCTTTTGCTGGCAAGTTACGGTCAATATATAGATGCGGACCCCAATTATATTACTTTCTGTGTTTGTATCTCTGCATCTTGCATCGGTTTTCTTTTTTTTAATTTTCCAAAAGCAAAAGTCTTTTTAGGGGATGTCGGCAGCATATTAATAGGTTTTATTTTTTCCTGCTTAACCATTTTAATGGCCCATTCTGCAATGGATTTTTTAATTATGGCTGGATTTATGTTTCCATTTTATATTGATGAGATGTCTACAATGGTGGTCCGCATAAAAGATAGGGAGTCACTTATTATTGCTCATCGACGACATATATATCAATTACTGGTTAATGAAATGGAAACGCCTCATTGGCTGGTTTCATTAGGATATGGAATTTTTCAAGCTGTTGTCGGCTTGTCATTAATAGCAGTTCAACCCTTTGGAATATGGGCTATTTTTTCAACTTACTTTATGTATTCGATGTTATTTATAATAATATCTTTGTTTGTCCGTTTTAAGGCTCACGCCTATAGATGA
- a CDS encoding NAD-dependent epimerase/dehydratase family protein — MRYQVIGTGRSKTLRQRALKNFEYIKADISDIKMLCRICNDKQPDVIVHCAGIAHQKAFRPLPDILYDKINHHACINLAKIGGKANPNLYFILLSSICVYGENDGITFDETDECNPTSAYAKSKLAAETILKSLFETGCIRKLDILRLAPVYEANWRMNLEKRICAPGKWFYFKYGSGKQRLSILARKNLVDFIRYRISADNSTRTYSIMNISDPEPCSFNKMIRLMNSKSIGHRKPVFTVSLQLINIASQVAQFCFPTKKQFISSCHHKLIRDIVINNQLMLETGFKPKYKITNIFETK, encoded by the coding sequence ATGCGTTATCAAGTTATTGGAACCGGCCGATCGAAAACCCTAAGGCAGAGGGCTCTAAAAAACTTTGAATACATCAAAGCCGACATTTCAGATATAAAAATGCTATGCAGAATCTGTAATGACAAGCAACCAGATGTGATTGTCCACTGTGCAGGAATCGCTCACCAAAAAGCATTTCGCCCCCTACCTGATATCTTGTATGACAAAATCAATCATCATGCATGTATAAATCTTGCCAAAATCGGCGGAAAAGCGAACCCAAACCTTTATTTTATTCTTTTGTCTTCAATCTGTGTATATGGTGAAAATGACGGAATTACTTTTGATGAAACGGATGAATGCAATCCGACCAGTGCGTATGCAAAAAGTAAATTAGCAGCTGAAACTATACTTAAGAGCTTATTTGAAACCGGATGTATCAGAAAATTGGATATTCTTAGATTAGCGCCGGTTTATGAAGCTAACTGGCGTATGAATTTGGAAAAACGGATCTGTGCACCGGGAAAATGGTTTTATTTTAAATATGGTTCTGGCAAACAAAGACTTTCCATTCTTGCTCGAAAGAACTTGGTTGATTTTATCCGATACCGTATTTCAGCTGACAATTCAACGCGCACCTACAGTATTATGAATATCTCTGATCCTGAACCCTGCTCATTTAATAAAATGATCCGCCTTATGAATTCAAAATCAATTGGCCACCGGAAGCCGGTCTTTACAGTCTCATTGCAATTAATTAATATCGCAAGCCAAGTAGCACAGTTTTGCTTTCCCACTAAAAAACAGTTTATTTCTTCCTGCCACCATAAACTTATCCGGGACATAGTAATAAATAATCAACTCATGTTGGAAACAGGATTCAAGCCCAAATACAAAATAACAAATATATTTGAAACAAAATAA